In Streptomyces paludis, the genomic stretch ATGATGGCGGCGGTCATCGTCTCGGCGTTCCGGAGGATGGACTCGCTGCGCTCATCGAACCCGACGAGGACCAGCGTGCGCCCCCGGCGCCGCAGCTCGCTGATGAACGGGTACCGGCCGTTCTCCAGCCCGTCCCACAGGTGGTCGAAGTCCGTCGGCCCGAGGTTGAACCCGTCGGCCAGGACGACGGGCCTGACCACGGCCTTCTGGCCCTCGCCGTAGTACACCCGGGCGCTGCCGTGCGGCAGTTCCCACCTCTCGTCCGCCGCAGGTGCCTGAGGGGCCGCCGGCCTGACCGCCGGGGTGACGAGTCCGATCGCCCCGGCGGCTTTCCTGGCTTTCTCGGTGGTGCTGTCGGCCATGGAAGTCCCTTTCCATCGTGTTGCTCATGGTTCAAGGGACATGCTCGGTTCGCGAAGGCCGTGATGATGCGCGCAATGCGGGTGGTTCACCACATCGGGTGGTCCGCACCGCCCATGCCTGCGGCGCAGTGCGTCAGTGCGGCGCCCAACGCCTCAGAGCGGCGCGCAACGCCTCAGTGCGGCGCCCAACGCCTCAGTGCGGCGTCGGGGACTCCTCCAGTACGAAGACGGGGATCTCCCGGTCCGTCTTCTCCTGGTACTCCGCGTACTCCGGGTACGCCTCGACCGCGCGCGCCCACCACGCCGCCTTCTCCTCGCCCGTGACCTCGCGCGCGATCATGTCCCAGCGCTCCGTGCCGTCGCGGAGTTCGACGCGAGGATCGGCCTTGACGTTGAAGTACCAGACGGGATGCTTGGGGGCGCCGCCCAGGGAGGCGACCGCCGCGTACGCGCCGTTGTGCTCCACGCGCATCAGCGGGCTCTTGCGGATCTTGCCGCTCTTCGCGCCGAGCGTGGTGAGGATGATGACGGGCATGCCGCGCATCGTCGTCCCCTCCGTACCGCCCGAGCCCTCGTACAGCTCGACCTGGTCGCGGGCCATCGGGAAGGTGCTGGGCTCGTACTCGCCTTTGAGTGGCATGGCTGCTGCTTCTCCTGTCGGTCGGGAACGTGGGGGATGTGCCTACAGCAGTGGGGGAACGCGGGTGGGTACCCGCTACGTTCCAATGATCTCGGGTCCCCCCGTCATTCCCGGCATTCCCGCTCCCGGCCGCGCCTGTCAGTGGGCGGAAGTACGCTGGAGAACCCCCGGCTCGTACGTCACGCCGGGCTTTTAGGCATGCTCGCCCCCGGACCCGGACGGAAATCCCCTTCATGAGCCTGCACGGTCTGCTGGACGCCGTGGTACGTGACCCGGCGCTCGCCGAAGCGGTGAAGGCCGCCTCCGACGGTCACCGCCCCCATGTCGACCTGGTCGGACCGGCCGCCGCGCGGCCCTTCGCCGTCGCCGCGCTCGCGCGCGAGGCCGGGCGGCCGGTGCTGGCCGTGACGGCGACCGGGCGGGAGGCCGAGGACCTGGCGGCGGCGCTGCGCTCGCTGCTGGATCCGGACACCGTCGTCGAGTAC encodes the following:
- a CDS encoding nitroreductase family deazaflavin-dependent oxidoreductase, whose translation is MPLKGEYEPSTFPMARDQVELYEGSGGTEGTTMRGMPVIILTTLGAKSGKIRKSPLMRVEHNGAYAAVASLGGAPKHPVWYFNVKADPRVELRDGTERWDMIAREVTGEEKAAWWARAVEAYPEYAEYQEKTDREIPVFVLEESPTPH